From the genome of Solidesulfovibrio carbinolicus, one region includes:
- a CDS encoding response regulator, whose amino-acid sequence MLRALIVDDDPVTKRFLAEILAPFAVCELAANGREGLDAFARALSDVKPYDVIFIDVMMPAMDGHQALEAMRHLEHEQHVGPSDAAKVIMVSAADDSRNVYRAFFQGQALSFLPKPFTSDAVLAELRKFDIIDQPAPQRSTA is encoded by the coding sequence ATGCTGCGCGCGCTCATCGTCGACGACGACCCTGTGACCAAACGCTTCCTGGCGGAAATCCTCGCCCCGTTCGCCGTCTGCGAACTGGCCGCCAACGGCCGCGAGGGCCTCGACGCCTTTGCCCGGGCCCTTAGCGACGTCAAGCCCTACGACGTCATCTTCATCGACGTCATGATGCCGGCCATGGACGGCCACCAGGCCCTGGAAGCCATGCGCCACCTGGAACACGAACAACACGTCGGCCCATCCGACGCCGCCAAGGTCATCATGGTCTCGGCCGCCGACGACTCCAGAAACGTCTATCGGGCCTTCTTCCAAGGCCAGGCCCTGTCGTTTCTCCCCAAACCCTTCACCAGCGACGCCGTCCTGGCCGAACTGCGCAAGTTCGACATCATCGACCAGCCCGCCCCCCAAAGGAGCACCGCATGA